In a genomic window of Dyadobacter fermentans DSM 18053:
- a CDS encoding RNA polymerase sigma factor, which translates to MAYPDENTLIRVTQGDEAAFAELYNYYKTPALRFTVSLLKDEEEAENMVQDVFIKIWVRRSQIKPDYNFNSYLFTCLRNMAFDHFKKLEKSEQLRKHYMEAIRVAGEEEREETERRLSVVQAAVESLSIKRRQILKLNIEEGKSYQEIAEFLRISKNTVKNQLVKAKQILREKVDLATI; encoded by the coding sequence GTGGCCTATCCCGACGAAAATACCCTGATCAGAGTGACGCAAGGCGACGAAGCCGCTTTTGCCGAGCTGTACAACTATTATAAAACGCCTGCACTGCGGTTTACGGTTTCATTGCTCAAAGACGAGGAGGAAGCTGAGAATATGGTTCAGGATGTGTTTATCAAGATCTGGGTAAGACGTTCCCAGATCAAGCCCGACTACAATTTCAATTCCTACCTTTTTACATGCCTGCGCAACATGGCGTTCGACCATTTCAAAAAGCTGGAAAAGAGCGAGCAGCTGCGTAAGCATTACATGGAGGCGATCCGCGTGGCTGGGGAAGAGGAGAGAGAGGAAACGGAAAGACGCCTGAGCGTGGTCCAGGCCGCGGTTGAATCGCTGTCGATCAAGCGCCGGCAGATTCTGAAACTGAATATTGAAGAAGGAAAATCCTATCAGGAAATAGCGGAGTTTTTAAGAATATCCAAAAACACGGTTAAAAACCAGCTCGTAAAAGCCAAGCAAATCCTCCGCGAAAAGGTGGATCTGGCAACGATATAG
- a CDS encoding shikimate dehydrogenase family protein yields the protein MNLYGLIGFPLTHSFSKRYFTDKFLREKIKESSYELFEMKSLEELPELLKKKQDLRGLNVTIPYKKDVIAYLDDLDDASAERIGAVNTIKIYADGSTKGFNTDYYGFQQSLVEWLDRRGENCANFKALILGNGGAAKAVQVALTDLNVGYMQVSRQKSDDCLPYEELTQDMMGSHRLIINTTPLGTYPNTEECPMIPYQWVNRSHYLYDLVYNPAETLFLKKGTEQGAATMNGLKMLELQAEKAWDIWTTEENLWSI from the coding sequence ATGAACTTATACGGCCTGATTGGATTCCCGCTGACACACTCTTTTTCGAAGCGATATTTCACTGACAAATTCCTGCGCGAGAAAATCAAGGAGAGCAGCTATGAGCTTTTTGAGATGAAATCGCTGGAAGAATTGCCGGAATTGCTGAAAAAAAAGCAGGACTTGCGCGGACTGAATGTGACGATCCCCTATAAGAAGGATGTAATCGCCTATCTCGACGACCTCGATGACGCATCAGCCGAGCGAATAGGTGCGGTGAATACGATCAAAATCTACGCTGACGGAAGCACAAAAGGCTTTAATACAGACTATTACGGATTCCAGCAATCACTCGTAGAATGGCTCGACCGCCGGGGTGAAAATTGTGCCAATTTCAAAGCATTGATCCTCGGAAATGGCGGCGCGGCGAAGGCGGTGCAGGTAGCATTGACCGACCTCAACGTCGGATATATGCAGGTTTCGCGCCAGAAAAGCGACGATTGTCTGCCCTATGAGGAACTTACACAAGACATGATGGGAAGCCACCGGCTGATCATCAATACCACCCCGTTGGGAACTTATCCCAACACCGAAGAGTGCCCGATGATCCCCTACCAGTGGGTCAACCGCAGCCATTATCTCTACGACCTCGTCTATAATCCAGCCGAGACATTGTTTCTTAAAAAGGGCACGGAACAAGGCGCTGCGACGATGAATGGCCTGAAAATGCTGGAATTGCAGGCGGAAAAGGCCTGGGATATCTGGACGACCGAAGAAAATCTCTGGAGTATTTAA
- the prmC gene encoding peptide chain release factor N(5)-glutamine methyltransferase, whose product MTSARQLYLYIVKNITVYPDKEAQAIAFMLLEHYMRLRNIDVLVDRPIADTTAQPDWDNIIKRLNNNEPVQHIIGSTEFCGLEFRVSSAVLIPRPETEELVQMVTRDYAEPDKNISILDIGTGSGCIAIVLARFLPHVSVHAWDVSDEALEVARENARQLIADVTFAKQDMLNVAFPLPGNIVQFDCLVSNPPYVTYSEAESMRPNVLRFEPHEALFVEDNDPLLFYKAIADFGTHHLKHGGKCYVEINEHFGAETKQVFEERNYIKVEILRDINGKDRFVRAIWD is encoded by the coding sequence ATGACTTCAGCACGCCAGCTTTATTTATATATAGTTAAAAACATCACAGTTTACCCGGACAAAGAAGCGCAGGCAATCGCTTTCATGCTGTTGGAGCATTATATGAGGCTTCGCAACATCGATGTGCTGGTTGACCGGCCGATCGCCGATACGACGGCTCAGCCCGACTGGGACAATATCATCAAGCGCCTCAACAACAATGAGCCGGTGCAGCACATTATCGGCTCCACGGAGTTTTGCGGCCTCGAATTCCGCGTTTCGTCGGCAGTACTCATTCCCCGCCCCGAAACCGAAGAGCTGGTGCAAATGGTGACGCGCGACTATGCGGAGCCGGACAAAAACATCTCCATTCTGGATATCGGAACCGGCAGCGGCTGTATCGCCATCGTGCTGGCGCGCTTCCTCCCGCATGTGAGCGTGCACGCGTGGGACGTCTCCGACGAGGCCTTGGAAGTAGCCCGCGAAAACGCCCGCCAGCTCATTGCCGACGTCACTTTCGCGAAGCAGGATATGCTCAATGTGGCATTTCCGCTGCCCGGCAATATCGTCCAGTTCGACTGCCTGGTGAGCAACCCACCCTATGTAACCTATTCGGAGGCTGAAAGCATGCGCCCGAACGTGCTGCGGTTTGAGCCGCACGAGGCGCTGTTTGTGGAAGACAATGATCCGCTGCTTTTCTATAAAGCCATCGCCGATTTCGGCACGCACCACCTGAAACATGGCGGGAAATGCTATGTCGAGATCAACGAGCATTTCGGTGCGGAAACGAAGCAGGTTTTTGAAGAAAGAAATTACATAAAGGTGGAAATCCTCCGTGATATCAATGGTAAAGACCGGTTCGTAAGGGCCATCTGGGACTGA
- the yidD gene encoding membrane protein insertion efficiency factor YidD encodes MKFLLIAFVRFYQAALSPYLPNSCRYTPTCSQYMIEAVQKHGPLKGGWMGLKRFARCHPWGGHGHDPVP; translated from the coding sequence ATGAAATTTTTACTCATAGCCTTCGTGCGGTTTTATCAGGCGGCACTTTCGCCTTATTTGCCGAATTCCTGCCGTTACACGCCTACCTGCTCGCAATATATGATCGAGGCCGTGCAGAAACACGGCCCGTTGAAAGGCGGCTGGATGGGGCTGAAACGCTTTGCCCGCTGCCATCCCTGGGGCGGCCACGGCCACGACCCGGTGCCGTGA
- a CDS encoding PfkB family carbohydrate kinase, producing MDQSRINQILENISAVQVAVYGDFCLDSYWVMDDRTSEVSIETGLQAQAVARHYYTPGGAGNVVANLAALKPAGIRVIGVVGDDMQGRELTAQLQQLGADTSAFIIQKDNFNTYSYLKRLVDGQEEPRIDFGVYNERSTDTDRQLVAALEKALQECDALIFNQQVTGSITNTSFIGEVNELFRQYPEKTVMLDSRHFNDSFRNTCLKCNDREIASLNGLDVVPGENVPVRDVKGYGAEVFGRYHKPVFVTCGERGIIAFDEEGCHEVPGIQLKGKLDTVGAGDTAISAITLCLAAGLSPAEAAQFGNFAAAVTVQKLFTTGTATGEEIAVIAKDPDYIYNADLAENEWSGTRRVATYYPETEFEICVPEILDKLGHIRYAVFDHDGTISSLRQGWEEIMEPVMMKSILGQHYETIDAGTFHKVQAECKAFIHKTTGIQTIYQMEGLVNLVREFGFVPEDQILDKFQYKEIYNDGLMEMVNKRMEKLAKGELGQEDYTLKGAVEFLKQLKERGVTMYLASGTDVDDVRNEAQMLGYADLFDGGIYGALRDYTKFSKKMVIEKIIRDNNLQGKELAVFGDGPDEIREGRRAGGISVGITSNEVQRFGHNPAKRPRLVRAGAQLLIPDFSQHKKLISLLFQESENYAEA from the coding sequence ATGGATCAAAGCCGCATCAATCAGATCTTGGAGAATATCTCCGCCGTTCAGGTCGCCGTGTATGGCGACTTTTGTCTCGACTCGTACTGGGTCATGGACGACCGCACCTCCGAAGTGTCCATCGAAACCGGTTTGCAGGCTCAGGCCGTTGCCCGGCATTACTATACGCCGGGAGGCGCTGGCAACGTGGTGGCCAACCTGGCCGCACTGAAACCGGCGGGCATCCGGGTGATAGGCGTGGTAGGCGACGATATGCAGGGACGCGAACTGACGGCGCAACTCCAACAGCTCGGCGCGGACACCAGTGCATTCATTATTCAGAAAGACAATTTCAACACATATAGTTACCTCAAACGCCTCGTCGATGGCCAGGAAGAGCCGCGCATTGATTTTGGTGTATATAATGAAAGAAGCACCGACACGGACAGGCAACTGGTTGCCGCGCTTGAAAAAGCATTGCAGGAATGCGACGCGTTGATTTTCAACCAGCAGGTCACGGGCAGCATTACCAACACATCGTTTATCGGTGAAGTGAACGAGCTTTTCCGCCAATACCCTGAAAAAACCGTAATGCTGGATTCGCGCCATTTCAACGACAGCTTCCGGAATACTTGCCTCAAATGCAATGATCGTGAAATCGCTTCGCTGAACGGACTGGACGTGGTGCCTGGGGAAAACGTGCCGGTGCGCGATGTGAAAGGCTACGGGGCCGAAGTTTTCGGGCGTTACCACAAGCCCGTTTTCGTGACCTGCGGCGAGCGGGGCATTATTGCTTTTGATGAAGAAGGTTGCCACGAGGTCCCCGGCATTCAGCTGAAAGGAAAACTCGACACCGTGGGAGCAGGCGACACGGCGATCAGCGCCATTACATTATGCCTCGCCGCCGGATTATCGCCGGCAGAGGCCGCACAATTCGGCAACTTTGCCGCTGCGGTAACGGTTCAGAAACTTTTCACGACAGGCACGGCTACCGGCGAGGAAATCGCCGTGATAGCCAAGGACCCGGATTACATTTACAATGCCGACCTCGCCGAAAACGAGTGGTCCGGCACCCGGCGTGTGGCGACTTATTATCCTGAAACCGAGTTCGAAATCTGCGTCCCCGAAATCCTCGACAAGCTCGGGCATATCCGCTACGCCGTTTTCGACCACGACGGTACGATCAGTTCGCTGCGGCAGGGTTGGGAGGAGATTATGGAGCCCGTGATGATGAAATCCATCCTCGGTCAACATTACGAAACCATCGACGCCGGAACCTTCCACAAAGTACAGGCGGAATGCAAGGCATTTATCCACAAAACCACCGGCATCCAAACCATTTACCAGATGGAAGGCCTCGTGAACCTCGTCCGCGAGTTCGGTTTTGTGCCCGAAGACCAGATCCTCGACAAATTCCAGTACAAGGAAATTTACAACGACGGCCTGATGGAAATGGTGAACAAGCGCATGGAAAAGCTCGCCAAAGGAGAACTCGGACAGGAAGATTACACATTAAAAGGCGCCGTTGAATTCCTGAAACAGCTCAAAGAGCGCGGCGTGACGATGTACCTCGCAAGTGGTACCGACGTGGACGACGTAAGGAACGAAGCACAAATGCTGGGCTATGCCGACTTGTTCGACGGCGGCATTTACGGTGCATTGCGCGATTACACCAAGTTTTCGAAAAAAATGGTGATCGAAAAGATCATCCGGGATAATAACCTGCAAGGCAAAGAGCTGGCGGTGTTCGGCGACGGCCCCGACGAAATCCGCGAAGGACGGCGTGCAGGCGGCATTTCGGTAGGCATTACGAGCAACGAAGTGCAGCGATTCGGGCATAACCCAGCCAAGCGCCCACGACTCGTGCGGGCCGGTGCGCAGCTGCTGATCCCCGATTTTTCACAACACAAGAAGCTGATCAGCCTGCTGTTTCAGGAAAGCGAAAACTACGCGGAAGCCTGA
- the ribD gene encoding bifunctional diaminohydroxyphosphoribosylaminopyrimidine deaminase/5-amino-6-(5-phosphoribosylamino)uracil reductase RibD — METDNQWMERALQLAGYGRGAVSPNPMVGCVIVHDGRIIGEGWHRAYGGPHAEVRAIEDTDARGNSHLLPQATAYVTLEPCSHTGKTPPCADLLVSRRLKRVVICNNDPNPLVSGRGIRRLREAGIEVECGVAEAAGTELNKRFFTAMTLQRPYVILKWAETADGFLGYQAGSPLQISGTLSNMRVHQWRTEEDAIMVGYKTALMDNPRLNVRHWAGRNPVRIVTDRHLQLPPQLHLFDQSQSTVVVSYDLETDIPSDPERYLAPTTAYMKIEPKVEEILQILQGLHRRKVQSLLVEGGAAVINAFFECGLWDEIRRCQGGITIGNGVAAPAPKGIFRGSERVGDDLWTFYSRI, encoded by the coding sequence ATGGAGACGGACAATCAATGGATGGAGCGGGCATTGCAGCTCGCCGGATACGGCCGCGGGGCGGTAAGCCCCAACCCGATGGTGGGCTGTGTGATCGTTCATGACGGCCGCATTATCGGCGAAGGCTGGCACCGTGCATACGGCGGGCCGCATGCGGAAGTACGCGCGATCGAGGATACGGACGCGCGCGGCAATTCGCATTTACTGCCACAAGCTACCGCCTACGTAACGCTGGAACCGTGCTCGCACACGGGAAAAACGCCTCCCTGCGCCGACCTGCTCGTGAGCCGGCGCCTGAAAAGAGTGGTGATCTGCAACAACGACCCGAATCCGCTGGTTTCCGGCAGGGGTATCCGCCGCCTGCGCGAGGCGGGCATCGAAGTGGAATGCGGCGTGGCCGAAGCCGCAGGGACGGAGCTGAACAAGCGGTTTTTTACGGCGATGACGCTCCAACGGCCGTATGTGATCCTGAAATGGGCCGAAACCGCCGATGGGTTCCTGGGTTACCAGGCCGGCAGCCCGTTGCAGATCAGCGGCACATTGTCCAACATGCGGGTGCATCAGTGGCGTACCGAGGAAGACGCGATTATGGTGGGTTACAAAACCGCGCTGATGGACAACCCCCGCCTGAACGTCCGGCATTGGGCAGGAAGAAACCCGGTAAGGATCGTGACCGACCGACATTTGCAACTACCTCCGCAACTCCATTTGTTCGACCAATCCCAAAGCACTGTCGTCGTCAGTTATGATCTCGAAACGGACATTCCGTCCGATCCGGAGCGGTATTTGGCTCCGACAACGGCCTACATGAAAATCGAGCCAAAGGTCGAAGAAATTCTACAAATTCTACAAGGTTTACACCGTCGGAAAGTACAATCCTTGCTGGTCGAAGGCGGCGCAGCGGTGATTAATGCGTTCTTCGAATGCGGTTTGTGGGACGAAATACGGCGTTGCCAGGGCGGGATTACGATCGGAAATGGCGTAGCTGCACCTGCCCCCAAGGGGATTTTCAGGGGTTCTGAGCGTGTTGGAGACGATTTGTGGACGTTTTACAGCAGGATTTAA
- the lgt gene encoding prolipoprotein diacylglyceryl transferase has translation MLSYIMWDASPEIFTIPEIAGFGPFPVRWYGLLFAAGFLIGQQIMIYIFKKEGRTLEDIDSLTLYMVLSIVIGARVGHFLFYEPEVLFKNPLEVILPPYAGLASHGAVIGTVTGLWLYARSRRGTGQTFFWVTDRLTITFALGGAFIRFGNLMNSEIVGKPSDLPWAFIFKQNTEFLQIPRHPAQLYESISCFILTFVLIAIWNKYKAATPRGLMVGVFLVWVFTLRFLYEFLKENQEAFEANYALNMGQILSIPAVLLGLYFIIQSRRNPLERIS, from the coding sequence ATGCTTTCATATATCATGTGGGACGCAAGTCCCGAAATATTCACCATTCCGGAAATAGCCGGTTTTGGTCCCTTCCCTGTTCGTTGGTATGGTTTGCTCTTCGCTGCCGGCTTCCTGATCGGTCAGCAAATTATGATCTATATTTTCAAGAAAGAAGGAAGAACGCTGGAAGATATCGACTCGCTCACGCTCTATATGGTGCTTTCGATCGTCATCGGCGCCCGCGTCGGCCACTTTCTTTTCTATGAACCCGAAGTGCTCTTTAAAAATCCCCTGGAAGTGATATTACCGCCCTATGCCGGCCTCGCCAGCCACGGTGCGGTAATCGGCACGGTAACGGGGCTGTGGCTTTATGCGCGCTCACGCCGCGGTACGGGGCAAACGTTCTTCTGGGTAACCGACCGCCTTACGATCACATTTGCATTAGGCGGGGCATTTATCCGCTTCGGTAACCTGATGAACTCCGAGATCGTCGGCAAACCTTCCGATCTACCCTGGGCATTCATTTTCAAGCAAAATACCGAATTCCTGCAAATCCCGCGCCACCCGGCGCAGCTCTACGAATCCATTTCGTGCTTCATCCTTACATTCGTCCTCATCGCGATCTGGAACAAATACAAGGCTGCTACGCCACGCGGGCTCATGGTCGGCGTGTTCCTCGTATGGGTGTTCACGTTGCGGTTCCTGTACGAATTCCTAAAAGAAAACCAGGAAGCCTTCGAAGCCAACTACGCATTGAATATGGGCCAGATCCTCAGTATTCCGGCGGTGTTGCTCGGCCTGTATTTTATCATTCAATCGCGCAGAAATCCTTTGGAGCGGATCAGCTAA
- a CDS encoding AAA family ATPase, producing the protein MYIEKIREVLDEMGKVVVGQDKLLNRLLIGLFTGGHVLLEGVPGLAKTLTINVMAKVLHLEFKRIQFTPDLLPADLIGTMIYKPKIGDYEVKKGPIFSNLILADEVNRSPAKVQSALLEAMQEKQVTIGDETYLLDRPFVVLATQNPVEQEGTYPLPEAQIDRFMMKVYVDYLDKMKELEVMRRMSDINYDYQIRPILNKEDIFAIRDHVNKVNISDTLERYIIELVFATRRPLDYGLRDEARYIQFGASPRATIYLNRAAKALAYLEGRDYVLPEDIKELAPDIMNHRILLNYEAEADGVRTMTIIDSILRKVAIG; encoded by the coding sequence ATGTATATAGAAAAAATCAGGGAGGTCCTGGACGAAATGGGCAAGGTAGTGGTGGGGCAGGACAAACTGCTGAACCGGCTGCTGATCGGCCTTTTTACCGGCGGGCATGTCCTCCTCGAAGGCGTTCCGGGACTCGCCAAAACGCTCACAATCAACGTGATGGCCAAAGTTTTGCACCTGGAATTCAAACGCATCCAGTTCACGCCCGACCTGCTCCCGGCAGATTTGATCGGGACGATGATTTATAAACCTAAAATAGGTGATTACGAGGTCAAAAAGGGCCCCATCTTCTCCAACCTTATCCTCGCCGACGAAGTGAACCGCTCTCCTGCCAAGGTGCAATCCGCATTGCTGGAAGCGATGCAGGAAAAGCAGGTCACGATCGGTGATGAAACCTATCTCCTCGACCGCCCGTTTGTGGTGCTTGCCACCCAGAACCCCGTAGAACAGGAAGGAACCTACCCGCTCCCCGAGGCACAGATCGACCGCTTCATGATGAAAGTGTACGTCGATTACCTCGACAAAATGAAGGAGCTGGAAGTGATGCGCCGGATGTCGGACATTAATTATGATTACCAAATCCGCCCAATTCTGAATAAAGAAGACATTTTCGCGATCCGCGACCATGTCAACAAGGTCAACATCTCCGACACGCTCGAACGTTACATTATTGAACTGGTGTTTGCCACCCGCCGCCCGCTCGATTACGGGCTGCGCGACGAGGCACGTTACATTCAGTTCGGGGCGTCGCCGCGGGCGACCATTTACCTCAACCGTGCCGCCAAAGCACTGGCCTACCTCGAAGGCCGCGACTACGTGCTGCCGGAGGACATTAAAGAGCTCGCGCCCGACATTATGAACCACCGCATCCTGCTCAACTACGAGGCCGAAGCCGATGGCGTGCGCACGATGACGATCATCGACTCCATTCTCCGGAAAGTCGCCATTGGTTAA